In one Musa acuminata AAA Group cultivar baxijiao chromosome BXJ2-5, Cavendish_Baxijiao_AAA, whole genome shotgun sequence genomic region, the following are encoded:
- the LOC103983954 gene encoding uncharacterized protein LOC103983954 isoform X2: MAFEIPSALIREIQAGLRREAGVPFYDPDDPSLPSLPSVEDAVAALDPDLPPSLRCDRCRGGLLRGLRSTICIYCGADRGKEGNSHSISFNSTVACRKLLDYLGLDGSEAVLLDIEPSGSTSNKGQATPKGELVLSDLLDLVLRWPSDKEDVEHNSTVTMPSPDTYALSLTGIDLDNFFSEKRRETTSFVAPQSDGKKMLRENTDTKSHAFSGSEIFAAFENLQTTDNKTNSLGNDFGDSFAVWDADFQSAGTKSKEVSPKSFDHFQDSSGHDLARASKTGATIDQLESIEMFDKSDPPSVNEQFQDDLWPIENVNMYASDPLKHEIHNVTENSVSNNVSSIGIDDFSVQENLWPTSSTKESETSIPTNSNEDSFDAWQGFTNSIEARGSSSSPATAAGTGLTWPSHSSETKAANIFPASSEKELYNNKSIDSNDNCNDDWQDFAGFEGKGSSTSLGTQSGKAIFEHPEEVKSVDPLDTSSKMESDSFTTMNIIHDSSDAWPDFTGSSEALGNSFNQSSQNGVNSHNNSSETIAVDPWSTGNSKDLDKNMPLNNYDDSFNDWQDFTGFAEAPKRSPNLGAPSGPTLLEQPSETKSVDLLSTKGKTESTNEHDDSFDDWKDFSSSIEMKGSSSSSGEQYKASLFGYSSTTDSTQQQNMKFGSDLHTDIFLNQLEGQKSYPDGEDIQLDVLTSDRVNGMDQKTAADPHSMMWETKGTIESSNANSILEPAKSDVEKSSSHIPDLSFMLVDELSIPDKSVTTEPRL, translated from the exons ATGGCGTTCGAGATCCCATCGGCTCTCATCCGCGAAATCCAGGCCGGCCTCCGGCGAGAGGCCGGCGTCCCGTTCTACGACCCCGACGATCCGTCCCTTCCCTCGCTACCCTCCGTCGAGGACGCCGTCGCCGCGCTTGACCCGGACCTCCCTCCATCCCTTCGCTGCGACCGGTGCCGCGGCGGCCTCCTTCGGGGCCTCCGGTCCACGATATGCATCTATTGCGGTGCGGATCGGGGGAAGGAAGGGAACTCCCACTCGATTTCCTTCAATTCCACCGTCGCCTGCCGGAAGCTTCTTGACTATCTTGGGCTGGATGGATCC GAAGCTGTTTTACTTGACATAGAACCAAGTGGTTCCACCTCAAATAAGGGCCAGGCCACACCAAAGGGTGAGTTGGTTTTGTCTGATCTTTTAGACTTGGTATTAAGATGGCCTTCAGATAAGGAGGATGTTGAACATAACTCTACGGTCACTATGCCTTCTCCTGATACATATGCTTTGAGCTTGACTGGAATTGACCTTGATAACTTTTTTTCTGAAAAAAGGAGGGAGACAACTTCTTTTGTTGCTCCACAATCTGACGGAAAAAAGATGCTGAGGGAGAATACAGATACAAAAAGTCATGCATTTTCTGGTTCAGAAATCTTTGCTGCATTTGAGAATCTGCAGACTACTGACAACAAAACAAACTCCCTTGGCAATGATTTTGGTGATTCATTTGCTGTCTGGGATGCTGATTTTCAATCTGCTGGTACAAAATCTAAAGAAGTTAGTCCCAAATCATTTGACCATTTTCAAGATTCTTCAGGTCACGATCTTGCTCGTGCTTCAAAGACTGGAGCCACTATAGACCAGCTTGAAAGCATAGAGATGTTTGATAAATCTGATCCACCATCTGTTAATGAACAGTTCCAAGATGATCTTTGGCCCATAGAAAATGTGAATATGTACGCTTCAGATCCACTTAAACATGAAATTCACAATGTCACGGAGAATAGTGTCTCAAACAACGTGTCTAGCATAGGCATAGATGACTTTTCTGTTCAGGAGAATCTATGGCCTACAAGCAGCACCAAGGAATCTGAGACTTCTATTCCCACTAATAGTAATGAGGACTCTTTTGATGCTTGGCAAGGTTTTACCAACTCCATTGAAGCAAGGGGAAGTTCATCAAGTCCAGCAACTGCAGCTGGAACTGGGCTAACCTGGCCTAGTCATTCTTCTGAAACAAAGGCAGCAAATATCTTCCCTGCAAGTAGTGAAAAAGAATTGTACAACAATAAATCCATAGATAGTAACGATAACTGTAATGATGATTGGCAAGATTTTGCTGGCTTTGAAGGAAAGGGAAGCTCAACAAGTCTTGGGACACAATCTGGTAAGGCAATCTTTGAGCACCCTGAGGAAGTAAAATCAGTTGATCCATTGGATACAAGCTCAAAAATGGAATCTGACAGTTTCACAACTATGAATATCATACATGATTCTTCTGATGCTTGGCCAGATTTTACTGGTTCTAGTGAAGCACTGGGAAATTCTTTTAATCAAAGCAGTCAAAATGGGGTTAACTCACATAACAATTCTTCAGAAACCATAGCAGTGGATCCCTGGTCTACAGGGAACTCAAAGGATTTGGACAAAAATATGCCTTTAAATAATTATGATGACTCTTTTAATGATTGGCAAGATTTTACTGGCTTTGCTGAAGCACCAAAAAGATCACCGAATTTGGGGGCTCCATCTGGTCCCACATTGTTGGAGCAACCTTCAGAAACAAAGTCAGTGGACTTATTGTCTACAAAAGGAAAAACAGAATCGACAAATGAGCATGATGATTCATTTGATGATTGGAAAGATTTTTCCAGCTCCATAGAAATGAAAGGAAGTTCATCAAGTTCTGGAGAACAATATAAGGCCTCTTTATTTGGGTATTCTTCAACAACAGATTCAACACAACAGCAGAATATGAAATTTGGTAGTGACCTACACACAGATATCTTTTTAAATCAACTGGAAGGCCAGAAAAGTTATCCTGATGGAGAGGACATTCAACTAGATGTGTTGACTTCTGACAG GGTGAATGGAATGGATCAGAAAACTGCTGCAGATCCTCATTCTATGATGTGGGAGACAAAAGGAACTATCGAGAGTTCTAATGCTAATTCAATTTTAGAACCTGCAAAATCCGATGTAGAGAAGTCATCGAGTCACATTCCTGATCTCTCCTTCATGCTTGTAGATGAACTTTCCATCCCAGATAAGTCTGTTACAACCGAGCCAAGACTCTGA
- the LOC103983954 gene encoding uncharacterized protein LOC103983954 isoform X1, with amino-acid sequence MAFEIPSALIREIQAGLRREAGVPFYDPDDPSLPSLPSVEDAVAALDPDLPPSLRCDRCRGGLLRGLRSTICIYCGADRGKEGNSHSISFNSTVACRKLLDYLGLDGSEAVLLDIEPSGSTSNKGQATPKGELVLSDLLDLVLRWPSDKEDVEHNSTVTMPSPDTYALSLTGIDLDNFFSEKRRETTSFVAPQSDGKKMLRENTDTKSHAFSGSEIFAAFENLQTTDNKTNSLGNDFGDSFAVWDADFQSAGTKSKEVSPKSFDHFQDSSGHDLARASKTGATIDQLESIEMFDKSDPPSVNEQFQDDLWPIENVNMYASDPLKHEIHNVTENSVSNNVSSIGIDDFSVQENLWPTSSTKESETSIPTNSNEDSFDAWQGFTNSIEARGSSSSPATAAGTGLTWPSHSSETKAANIFPASSEKELYNNKSIDSNDNCNDDWQDFAGFEGKGSSTSLGTQSGKAIFEHPEEVKSVDPLDTSSKMESDSFTTMNIIHDSSDAWPDFTGSSEALGNSFNQSSQNGVNSHNNSSETIAVDPWSTGNSKDLDKNMPLNNYDDSFNDWQDFTGFAEAPKRSPNLGAPSGPTLLEQPSETKSVDLLSTKGKTESTNEHDDSFDDWKDFSSSIEMKGSSSSSGEQYKASLFGYSSTTDSTQQQNMKFGSDLHTDIFLNQLEGQKSYPDGEDIQLDVLTSDSRVNGMDQKTAADPHSMMWETKGTIESSNANSILEPAKSDVEKSSSHIPDLSFMLVDELSIPDKSVTTEPRL; translated from the exons ATGGCGTTCGAGATCCCATCGGCTCTCATCCGCGAAATCCAGGCCGGCCTCCGGCGAGAGGCCGGCGTCCCGTTCTACGACCCCGACGATCCGTCCCTTCCCTCGCTACCCTCCGTCGAGGACGCCGTCGCCGCGCTTGACCCGGACCTCCCTCCATCCCTTCGCTGCGACCGGTGCCGCGGCGGCCTCCTTCGGGGCCTCCGGTCCACGATATGCATCTATTGCGGTGCGGATCGGGGGAAGGAAGGGAACTCCCACTCGATTTCCTTCAATTCCACCGTCGCCTGCCGGAAGCTTCTTGACTATCTTGGGCTGGATGGATCC GAAGCTGTTTTACTTGACATAGAACCAAGTGGTTCCACCTCAAATAAGGGCCAGGCCACACCAAAGGGTGAGTTGGTTTTGTCTGATCTTTTAGACTTGGTATTAAGATGGCCTTCAGATAAGGAGGATGTTGAACATAACTCTACGGTCACTATGCCTTCTCCTGATACATATGCTTTGAGCTTGACTGGAATTGACCTTGATAACTTTTTTTCTGAAAAAAGGAGGGAGACAACTTCTTTTGTTGCTCCACAATCTGACGGAAAAAAGATGCTGAGGGAGAATACAGATACAAAAAGTCATGCATTTTCTGGTTCAGAAATCTTTGCTGCATTTGAGAATCTGCAGACTACTGACAACAAAACAAACTCCCTTGGCAATGATTTTGGTGATTCATTTGCTGTCTGGGATGCTGATTTTCAATCTGCTGGTACAAAATCTAAAGAAGTTAGTCCCAAATCATTTGACCATTTTCAAGATTCTTCAGGTCACGATCTTGCTCGTGCTTCAAAGACTGGAGCCACTATAGACCAGCTTGAAAGCATAGAGATGTTTGATAAATCTGATCCACCATCTGTTAATGAACAGTTCCAAGATGATCTTTGGCCCATAGAAAATGTGAATATGTACGCTTCAGATCCACTTAAACATGAAATTCACAATGTCACGGAGAATAGTGTCTCAAACAACGTGTCTAGCATAGGCATAGATGACTTTTCTGTTCAGGAGAATCTATGGCCTACAAGCAGCACCAAGGAATCTGAGACTTCTATTCCCACTAATAGTAATGAGGACTCTTTTGATGCTTGGCAAGGTTTTACCAACTCCATTGAAGCAAGGGGAAGTTCATCAAGTCCAGCAACTGCAGCTGGAACTGGGCTAACCTGGCCTAGTCATTCTTCTGAAACAAAGGCAGCAAATATCTTCCCTGCAAGTAGTGAAAAAGAATTGTACAACAATAAATCCATAGATAGTAACGATAACTGTAATGATGATTGGCAAGATTTTGCTGGCTTTGAAGGAAAGGGAAGCTCAACAAGTCTTGGGACACAATCTGGTAAGGCAATCTTTGAGCACCCTGAGGAAGTAAAATCAGTTGATCCATTGGATACAAGCTCAAAAATGGAATCTGACAGTTTCACAACTATGAATATCATACATGATTCTTCTGATGCTTGGCCAGATTTTACTGGTTCTAGTGAAGCACTGGGAAATTCTTTTAATCAAAGCAGTCAAAATGGGGTTAACTCACATAACAATTCTTCAGAAACCATAGCAGTGGATCCCTGGTCTACAGGGAACTCAAAGGATTTGGACAAAAATATGCCTTTAAATAATTATGATGACTCTTTTAATGATTGGCAAGATTTTACTGGCTTTGCTGAAGCACCAAAAAGATCACCGAATTTGGGGGCTCCATCTGGTCCCACATTGTTGGAGCAACCTTCAGAAACAAAGTCAGTGGACTTATTGTCTACAAAAGGAAAAACAGAATCGACAAATGAGCATGATGATTCATTTGATGATTGGAAAGATTTTTCCAGCTCCATAGAAATGAAAGGAAGTTCATCAAGTTCTGGAGAACAATATAAGGCCTCTTTATTTGGGTATTCTTCAACAACAGATTCAACACAACAGCAGAATATGAAATTTGGTAGTGACCTACACACAGATATCTTTTTAAATCAACTGGAAGGCCAGAAAAGTTATCCTGATGGAGAGGACATTCAACTAGATGTGTTGACTTCTGACAG CAGGGTGAATGGAATGGATCAGAAAACTGCTGCAGATCCTCATTCTATGATGTGGGAGACAAAAGGAACTATCGAGAGTTCTAATGCTAATTCAATTTTAGAACCTGCAAAATCCGATGTAGAGAAGTCATCGAGTCACATTCCTGATCTCTCCTTCATGCTTGTAGATGAACTTTCCATCCCAGATAAGTCTGTTACAACCGAGCCAAGACTCTGA
- the LOC135611665 gene encoding beta-1,3-galactosyltransferase pvg3-like has product MKKPSLYTSYAIAFVLLAAAMTALVFFVIYPNEFRLQSMVTSRCGSRPSSSSLSSFLEPVTPEPDFRLLIGILSLPDSYERRHLVRDVYALQPDVANARIDVRFVFCNLTKEEQRVLVAMEIMLYDDIIILDCAENMDNGKTYTYFSSLPKMLDGVGRPYDYVMKADDDTYFRLQLLAESLRKLPREDMYYGLITPCLNWRTRDHYMSGMGYILSWDLVEWIATAETPRNHQVGPEDKVMGTWLREARRGKNEINMEPVMYDYLEGEPRTCYRHELVPDTVGVHMLKNNWRWATALKYFNATVGLKPSNLYHMS; this is encoded by the coding sequence ATGAAGAAGCCTTCTCTGTATACGTCTTACGCCATAGCATTTGTCCTCCTCGCGGCAGCCATGACAGCTCTCGTCTTCTTCGTTATCTACCCCAATGAGTTCCGGCTGCAGTCCATGGTCACTTCCCGGTGCGGGTCACGGCCTTCCTCCTCATCCCTCTCCAGCTTCCTTGAGCCGGTGACGCCGGAGCCCGACTTCCGCCTCCTCATCGGCATCCTCTCCCTCCCGGACAGCTACGAGCGCCGCCACCTCGTCCGCGACGTCTACGCCCTCCAGCCCGACGTCGCCAACGCCCGCATCGACGTCCGCTTTGTCTTCTGCAACCTCACCAAGGAGGAGCAGCGGGTGCTGGTGGCCATGGAGATCATGCTCTACGACGACATCATCATCCTCGACTGCGCCGAGAACATGGATAACGGTAAGACCTACACGTACTTCTCCAGCCTCCCCAAGATGTTGGACGGCGTCGGCCGGCCGTACGACTACGTGATGAAGGCGGACGACGACACCTACTTCCGGCTGCAACTGCTGGCGGAGTCGCTGCGGAAGCTACCGCGGGAGGACATGTACTACGGGCTGATCACTCCCTGTCTTAACTGGCGAACCAGAGACCACTACATGTCGGGAATGGGCTACATACTGTCGTGGGACCTGGTGGAGTGGATTGCGACGGCGGAGACGCCGAGGAATCATCAGGTCGGGCCGGAGGACAAGGTGATGGGGACGTGGTTGAGGGAGGCACGCCGTGGGAAGAACGAGATCAACATGGAGCCGGTGATGTACGACTACCTGGAGGGGGAGCCGCGCACGTGCTACCGGCACGAGCTGGTGCCGGACACCGTCGGCGTGCACATGCTCAAGAACAACTGGAGGTGGGCGACGGCCCTCAAGTACTTCAACGCCACTGTGGGCCTCAAGCCTTCCAACCTCTATCACATGTCTTGA